In a single window of the Montipora capricornis isolate CH-2021 chromosome 11, ASM3666992v2, whole genome shotgun sequence genome:
- the LOC138023959 gene encoding transcription elongation factor 1 homolog — MGRRRSKRKPAPKRRQDPLDKQFNCPFCNHEKSCEVKMDRVRNTGHISCRVCLEDYQSPITYLSEPVDVYSDWIDACESANQ; from the exons ATGGGCAGAAGGAGATCTAAACGTAAGCCAGCACCTAAAAGGAGGCAGGATCCCCTGGATAAGCAGTTCAACTGCCCCTTTTGTAACCACGAAAAGAGTTGTGAGGTTAAAAT ggatcGTGTCAGAAATACAGGACACATCTCGTGTCGAGTTTGCTTAGAAGATTATCAGAGCCCAATCACGT ATCTTTCAGAACCTGTTGATGTATATAGCGATTGGATTGACGCTTGTGAAAGTGCAAACCAGTAG